The Ovis aries strain OAR_USU_Benz2616 breed Rambouillet chromosome 2, ARS-UI_Ramb_v3.0, whole genome shotgun sequence nucleotide sequence CGGAGGAGCAGGCGCGCTTCGGAAACCCAATTACCGCCTGCAAGGTGCCCCTCAGAACTCCCGGGGAGAGCCAGACCAGAAAGCAGCCAGAAGCCAGAGGGCGACAGCTCCCACCGCATCCAGGAGCAGATGGCTGCCCTGGGGAGACTGGCCTGGGACAGAACGTGACATTCTAAGGGTCACTGGCAGGCAcgtggggatggggagagagcaagctggcCCCAGGGCGCACCCATCCGGACTTGCTGCCAGCTCAATCTCcctgaaaagacagccctcaacACCTCCCTCTGCTGCTCGAAACTCTTCAGTAGCTGCCCATCATCCACTGAATCGAGGCCAAAACGCCACCGCTCTGCATTCCAAGACCTTCCCAGGCTGGCCCCAGGCTACCTCACAGACTCATCTCCTGCCAGTCCCTTCCCGAACCCTCTGCTCCAGCCAAATGGATTTGTTGTTCTGCAAACAAGCTCTTCAGtcagtcccccacccccacgccttTGTTCACACCGTTTCATCTCCCTGGGAATGTCCTTCCCCCACAGTCCCCTCCCCGCTTTCCTCTCCTGTCTAAGCCTGCCCACACTGAAAGCAGACACCACGTCTTCCCGGTGCTCCCTGATCCCCAGGTACAGTGACCCGActtttcctctgcccatggcactTCACCTGACCCTTCAAAGACTCACTGCTTCCTGCCTCTTCGGTGATGGACCATGCCCACCTCTTTATCCCCTGTCCAGAGGCTGTGCGCTCTGGAGCACAGTAACTCGGAGGGACAGAACTTTGTGTCTCTAGTTCTCAGTGCATAGTAGGGATTCAGAGAAGATGTTAAGGGTACTGTGGACTGGGAAATCATCAGTCCTTCTCAGCAAAATGCAGGAGAGTGTGCTCAGCCTACAGCCTGCATGAAGACCACTGCATTCTACCCACCTGCTGGAAAAGAGGGGCAAAACACCCCAGGAGGGCCCCCAACTGTCATCTCCTGGGGCTGGCTGCCATCTGAGCCCATGGCCAACTCCTGATGTCTGAGCTAAGGCCTGTGGGGGCAGCATCTTCCCAAACCCCCATCCACCAGCCTGCTGACTTGGGTGGGTTTCTTAAGCTTCCCTCTCTGGCCTGCCGAGTTGCAGCCAGACGATGGCACACCAGCTGGCCTGTCTGTCTGGGCAGAGCCGACGGATGCCAGACGGAGCAGAAATGGCTGTGGGCCCAGCTTTATCCATCTCCCATCCTGGCCCTGGCTGGGGGATGGGGTCTGCCTGCCTGCTTGCCTGCTGGTGCTGTAGGCGGAAGGGCTGGGGGCCCTGGTGGTCTTCAAAGATAAAGGGTTCTTCAGGATATGGACCTGTTCCCTTACCACTGGCCATTACCACACAGCAAGACCCACAGCCAGCTTCAGATGTCTAGGATCCTGCTTGTGCTTGGTCCAAAGGGTCCAAGAGCATAGGACAGCAAACTCCAAGGTCAAGGCGCTGCACAATCACTTCAAACAGATAGCAACTGAATTCACCAGGGCCTCATTTGCATCTAGCAAGATTCTACTGCCCCTTTAAAAGTCCGATTCAAGGCCCAATTCTCCAAGGACTGGGATTAACCACTCTCCCAATTCCTACTTCCAGCAACCACAGCACTAACATGCTGAAGCTACTTGTGAACATGTTCCATTTAACTGTGAGCTCTCCTGGTGTTTGAAGCTTCCTGACTAACAGGTCAGGCACCTGCCCACCACCAACCAGGAATGGGTGAGAGGCCTGGGCCTAACATGCCCTGAGGGGCAGCAGGATGCCACTGCTACTGTCCCTGGATGCCTCAGCAACTTGGTTCCATCAGGCCCACTCACCACTTGCGCTTCATGTAGGCAGCAGCTCGGTTCCCGTAGAGCATGGCGTTGTGAGGGGCCCTCTGCACGGCCTTGCTGTAAAGCTGAATGGCCTGGGTCCACTGCTGGCAAGCAAAAGCCTCATTGGCTTGCTGTTTCACCCGCTCCAGGTATGGGGGCAGCTCTACCTGGGGGCTACGGGGGAAGCAGAGTGTCAGGCCAACCAAGGAAGGTCAGAGCAGCCCCTCAGGATGTCTGTGGCCCTGCCTGGAGGCCTCCCAGGTTTTCTTGGTCCCTGAGATCTGCACTGTCATATGAAAGAGGATGCCACTCCCACCCTTGGCTTGGGTAACTGTGGCAGGTCAATAGCCACAATTCCAATGCTTTGTGCCAGTGAAAAAAAACAGACAGGCAGAAATGAAGTTGTCCTAGACAGGTTTAAAGGAATTCTTCATCAAACTAGACATGAAAGTAGCTGACACCTCCAGCCTCCATGCTGAGCTGAACTTTGTCACCGTCCAAGTCCCGCCCATGGATCTCTCTATAGAGAGGTTTCTCTCAAGGGCTAGAGGACCTGGGCACCTCTATATCAAAAGCTGAGCTCAGGGCCTGGCAGTGCAAGAGGCTTGAAGATGCTATGAATGCAGAAAACACAACGGGGTAGGCCTGGCTGTGCGGGACCCTTTAAGGAGGGAGCCCAGAGCTAAGAGGAGCTAGCCCCTGGGTCCTGACCCCGGCTACTGGCACCAAGAGACCAGAGCTTCAGCTGGAGCACGACTGGAGTCCCATCAGGCAGAGGTGGCATAGGGACCACTGCCACATTCCAGAAGCCTCTGTGCCCCAAGTCAGGCTGGCCTTACCTGACATGCCCCCTAGTCTCTGGCAGCCGGAAGCCATTGCTGTGAAGGTGCAGGCCGTTGGACATGCCGTTGGACACACCGTTGGTGGACATCTTGCCATTCTGAACTTCTGGCGGTGGGTGGTTAGAAAGGAACAGCAACAACTTAGGAGGCAGTCCTCACTTCTCCTCAGCAGCCCTCCAGCTTCCATCCGGGGATCTGACGGCTCCACGGCAGGGCTGTCCCTCCCAGGGTAGATCTACTCCCAGAAAGCAAGTTCTGACAGGCAGACCAGCAAGCACATAAAGCAAGCCTGTGCGCCCTCTGCTGGCTGGAGAGGGACATAACTTCAACTTGGCATTATCTGGCTGTAGGGATGCCTAAAAGTTGGGGGATGAAGAGGTGCCTAAATCAACTGCAGGCCCCAGGAAGAATCACTTAGGAGACTGGTCTAGGACGGCAGGGGAGGGCACAACTACGTCAGGTCCTCAAGAGCCAAGCCATGGGAAGAACCTACTTTTTCTGAGGGAAGTGAAAAGGGCTGTGAGGCAAACCCATTTTTACAGAGCTCTCTGACCTGGGATTCCCTTCCGTCTTACTGTATGGTGTTATTTCAGAGAAACTGCTCCTTTCAGAGGATCACATCCACAGTGCAAGGTAAGGGGCAGGCTGCCCGACAGAGGCAGCGCACACTCACGTTCCCAGCAGAGATGCCCCAAAGGAGCCGGGCAGGGAGAACTTACCCCCTGAGGAgtggcattttctaggcaagaggaaGGTGTACGGCCGCTGCTTGTAAGTCAGGTCAAACAAATAGACCTAGAGTGCAGGGGTCAAGAGAAGATGGACGTTGTGAGGCAAGAATGTGGCCGGGCCAGGAGTGAGGCCTGGGCGGCTCTCGGGAACACAGCTGAGTGTTCAGCAGGGAACCACCGAGTGACACAGGACGGGGGTGCTTCCTGGAGCAAGCCTCAGGTGGGAAGATCCTTCTAGTGCCTGGCCCTGGGGGTGGACAGCTTCAAATACTGTCATTCCTTAGAATCACATGTGTATTAGGTCAACAAGGGCCTCAGGGGTCTCATGTTATAAATGGGAAAACTGAAAccccagagaagagaagcaaTTTGCCCAAATAACATTGCTAGTTACTTCCCTCAGTAAATATTACCTATTATTACTTAACATGTATTGAATCCTTACTTTGCTCCTCTGTTAAGTGTTTTATATGACTTTTCTCATTTCATCTTAGAAATGAGTACCACAAAATGAGTACCATCTTTAGTACCACAAAAAGGTACTATTATCAGCCACCTTTCCAGAAGAAGAAATGTCGGCTCAGAGTTTAATTAATTTATCCAGGGCCATAAAAGCAGCAAGTGGCACAGCCAGCACCTAAAACCAAGTCTATTTGGCTCCAAACCACTCTGCTAGACTGTCTCTCCCACTTATCCTTACACCACCTTTAAGCCAGGGGACAGCTCAGCAATCTGGATCCAGAGCCCTCTTCTGAACTCAGGGGCTCACCCAGTCTCCTGTATCACATCCCATTTCTCCTGTATCACACCTTGCCTTTAAATGTCATCAATGGTTTGTTTCACTTGCCATGTCTCTCCTGTCAGCCTAGCATGGATCATATTTTGCACCTGTCTCCCTCATGTTTATGCTAATGCTACTCCCAGAGTAAGCACTCAGTGAGTGTTTGCAGAGTAAATTAATTTATGCAAGGCTTATTAAACAACCTGACCGAGAACAACAGAAGGTTTAGCAACCGATCATTATCAAAGAAGACTTCCCAAAACTGGTCCTGAACAGAACCCCGGCTGcatgctctgagccacagatTTCCTCCTAGGAAAGcagcagatgaggaaaccaaagttcaGGAAAATGAAGAGAGGTGTTCAAAGTCTCAGCACACAGCTCATAAATAAAAGGCCAGTGACTAAAGACAGGTCTGTCAGTTCTAAAGCTTACACTCAAGAGCAGGGTACTTCTCTGGGAATTCCAGTGGTGCCACGGCATTTCGGTTTTTCACAGTAACGCCATTTACAGCGAGGCTTCTTGTCTGCCTCATGGAAGTGGATGTGGCGGGCACAGCCCTGGCTGCCGGATatgggggcgggggttgggggtgcCGCCTCGGGCGGCCAGCCGTACCTGCTCGCCCCCCATGTTGACCAGCAGCTCTGTGCCATTGGGGCTGAAGGTGACATACGTGGCAACCAGCACTCTCAGACGGTTGTTGTAGTCAGGCAGCTTCACTGGCAGGTGACCTGCAGGGAGCAGAGGTACCCGCGTGGGAGGCTTCTGGTCCCTCCGCAAAGGGGCAGGGAGTTGTGAGAAGTCAGCCTTCCCAGTGACCAGTCATCTTCCCCAGAAAAGCAGCTCTAAGTGTTGAGCCCTTACTGTATGAAGTGGGCCAACTGTTAAACACTATCTCACTGAGTCATcgtaaccccattttacagaaaagaaactaaGATTCCTCCAGGGTGAGAAATTTGCCAAAGGTCACGTAAGAGCTGGTGGATGGTAACCAGGATTAAAtgcaggtctgtctgactctcgGTCACCACTGCCTCCCTGCACTGCTCTGGAGACAATCAGCACCCCACCAAGAGTTTAGGGCCAGAGTTGGGCTGAGCCCTACCTGCTACGTAATACTGGGCTGCGCCATCCGGGAGGGGCTTCTGCCGGTCACAGAAGGTGTGTACACCTGCTGAAGGGCTCTGCTTCATGCTTTTTCTGGTGGCAAGGCAAACAAAATAGGTTATAATGCCGATCAGGACTCCTGGCTGGACCACACTTCCTTGGGAAAAACCTGTTTGTATCCCTGGAGAGATATGCGAAGAGGTACCTTTCTTTCTTACCTGAGCACCCCCAAAAGTCAACCAACTAGAGAGCTATGGACACACCCATCGCAGTGGCCCTGCCTACCAGTCTTTGGTTCGTGGCCACcctattactcccattttatagatgaggaagctaaaGCTCGTGGCCTACTCTAAGTCATGTAGTGTGTGAAGAGTAACAACAGTCATCCAATCCACAAATGAAAGTAACGCAGGCCAGAAGTTCGTACACCTGTCCCAGGAGTCCACTGAAAACCCAGACTGGCGGGCCGCGCAGgtctgggacttctctggaggttctgagtatactttttttttttaaaaaaagaataaagtaaaattgtATGTACAAATAAAGGAGTTTACATGTATAAGATGGTAACTATGTACACTACGTATGCACAGAAGCTATTATACACCGGGATTTCTTTCAGGTAATGGAGTAAAAGTAATTTCTTTAATACACTTCTCATAAAAACAAGCACagattgaattattttaaaaaaaatcacagaatgaaaaaaaacccCCCTCAAAGAGAAGAGGGCCTGGCAATGAGGGTAAGGGGCAGCAGGTTCTCAGGGACTTGCCGCGTGTTCCTACCTGTGGTTGTGGATCATGCGGATGTCGTAGAGCCTCACAAAGGGCCCGCTGGCCCCCACGGCCAGGCAGTTGTTGTCCTGGGGGTTGACAGTGAGGCACTTGGCCTCCACCAGCTGGCCACAGTACTCTGTCAGGTCGATCAGCACTTCCGAGTGTTTGCTGTTCTCCCGAAGGTCATACTGGCTGTGAGAGAGGACACAACAGGTTGGGGGTTGCGTCcgtgggcagagggcaggggagaaGCCAAGGCCTGGAGTGCAAAGGAACTGGGAGGGGTTCTGGATCTGTTTGTAAGTAGAATGTCAAAAACTACTCCCATATCTTGAGTGCTCTGAATGCCAAGTAGTAGGCTTCTCACACATTCTTTTTATTCTAACAGAACTCCCTAAGGTAGATACTACTgaacccttttatttattttttaacagatatCAATATTATTGCCACTAAGTACTATTACTACTGAGTACTAACACTTCATGAGACATTGCTTGGTGTCCAGTATTGTTCCCAAGTGTTACACAGGTATTATCTAACTAAATTCTCACACTATCCCTAGGTACCACTAGAAGTTAAAAGAAGTTCAATAACTTGCCTGGATGACACCGCAGTAAGTGCAGTGCTGGGATGGTGCAGAGCTGGGAGGACTGCGTTTTAACCACTCTGCTCTGCTCCTTGATTCTAATTCTTAATTCTATTCTTAACCTAGTTTCTTGCAGGAAACGAAAGAAGTACAGAGGTGACAGAAAAAGACAATCTTGAGATCATCTACGAGCTTCCCAGAAACGCCAACTCCCAGAACAAGCCCAAGTCCCATCCAGATggtaaagagaaagtgaaagtcactcagtcatgtccaactctttgggactccaaggactgtagcctaccaggctcctctgtccatggcattctccaggccagaatactggggtggggaggcgttcccttctccaggggatcttcctaaagcagggatcaaacctgggtctcctgcattgcagacagattcttcgcCATCTGAGCCAATGGTAAAGGTCAGGCCAAAGCACCCACCCACCACGAGCACACTTTACCGGGGACCTGGTTTGCTTCTAGGATGCAGGCACATCCAGAAAATGGCAGGGGCATCACCCCTGTGCTCACCCACCTCCGCCTAAACACCTGCAATAATCTCTTCATCGTTCGCTTATCTTTCTCAGCCATCCTCACCAGATTGCTCTTCCTGAAATACTGTTTttgttatagatgaggaaactgaggtctgagGCTGAAGTGACTTGCCTGGACACGAGTGACAGAGGCAGGACTTGACTTGGTCTGAGTCCTCGTTCCTCCATGACTTAGATACCCCTCGTCCTTTGTGGAAAGGAAAAGGGCACAAAgccccatggggtctcaagggaGGCAGTTTGGGCAGATTGTAGAGATAGGGGAAAGTTCTCAGGTTATATCTGAAGAAAGGAGTTAGGAAAGGCAATGAGGCCATTTCACGAACAAGGGAAGCAGAGGCAGAGGCGTGATGATGCAGGTCAGTGGAAAGGGGGAGAGGCCACTTAACTATTTCTGGCTGCGGTCCCCTTCCCAAGAATATGCCCACTGGCCGACTGTTCAAGGCAAATGGATCATGTgcctctgtgtgccaggcactgtgctgggctctAGGGACACAACCCAGGACAGGACAGACAAAAATGCTGGCAGTTCACTACTCAGTGAGGGACACAGACAAAAGAGTGGACCAGCAAATAAATGactccagatggtgactagaGCTATAGAGGATACAGTGAGGGCACGGAGACAAAAAACAACGGCAGAAGGTCTGTAGCAGAGGGCGGCCAGGGAAGGTGCTTCTCAGGAGGTGGCTCTTCGGGAGTCTCCCTGGGGTGAGGAGAGCCGACAGAGAGCTGGGACTGAGAAAACCAGGTAGAGGGGCAGCAAGGGCGAAAGCCAGAGGAGGCAGACTGTGTGTGCGAGGCAGCAAGAAAGCCAGTGTGCTTGTGTAGCTCAGGAGAGGGCAAGAAGTGCAGAAGGCAAAGAACAGAGTCAGCAAGTGTTCCTACTCTATCTGTGCCCTGATCACTGTGCTGGGCAGACCAATGAGGCTGGACCTCTGTTGGAGGGAAGGAGCCAGGTCTGTGGAAGGAagcaggagggcagaggggagggggcacCGCATGCAGCAGGAGCAGGGGAGGCCCAGGCCGCACGCCCTGCCTCAGAGCCTCACCGGATAAGCCCATCCTCAGCAGCGCTCCAGAACGTGTTGGGCCACATGGGCGCCGTGGCGATGCGTTTCACCCGGTTCGTGTGGTCTCCAAACATGTGGATCGTCTCCTTCACTGTCAGGTCGTGGACATGCACCTTGGAGTCAGCTGCCCCTGTGATCAAGATGCGGTCCCCAGCGTGAGGCAGGAACTGCTTGGGAGAGATTGAAGAAGAGGTTGGCAGATGGTGGGGGTGGGCCATGGAAGGAGACTAGCCTGCATGTTAGCATCTTTCCCCCCTCTCCATAGCAGATGAGAAAAGGAGCCCATCCAAGCCAATCCACCAAGAGAACTTTGGATCTTGAGCATCAGCCTGTAGGCCTAACAGTCAAAATCAGGGTGTACACCTTTATTTTCCAGAGTGGTCCTGACCCACGCCAAGCTGGACTATCTAAGGAACTCTCTTCTTCTGATTCTTCCCCAGGCCAAGAGCTGAATGGATGATAATCACATTGTtac carries:
- the WDTC1 gene encoding WD and tetratricopeptide repeats protein 1 isoform X5 — encoded protein: MFGDHTNRVKRIATAPMWPNTFWSAAEDGLIRQYDLRENSKHSEVLIDLTEYCGQLVEAKCLTVNPQDNNCLAVGASGPFVRLYDIRMIHNHRKSMKQSPSAGVHTFCDRQKPLPDGAAQYYVAGHLPVKLPDYNNRLRVLVATYVTFSPNGTELLVNMGGEQVYLFDLTYKQRPYTFLLPRKCHSSGEVQNGKMSTNGVSNGMSNGLHLHSNGFRLPETRGHVSPQVELPPYLERVKQQANEAFACQQWTQAIQLYSKAVQRAPHNAMLYGNRAAAYMKRKWDGDHYDALRDCLKAISLNPCHLKAHFRLARCLFELKYVAEALECLDDFKGKFPEQAHSSACDALGRDITAALFSKNDGEEKKGAGGGGGPVRLRSMSRKDSISEDEMVLRERSYDYQFRYCGHCNTTTDIKEANFFGSNAQYIVSGSDDGSFFVWEKETTNLVRVLQGDESIVNCLQPHPSYCFLATSGIDPVVRLWNPRPESEDLTGRVVEDMEGASQANQRRMNADPLEVMLLNMGYRITGLSSGGAGASDDEDSSEGQVQCRPS